tacaatgtgcggctacagtgtttttctttctcaaaaacaacaacaagacaaaaccctaatcacaaaaaaaaatggctTTTATATCCTGTgcacaggattcacaatgggctacaaaacgggccaaaaaaaatttgtcggCCCAAGCCTCCGTTGCATGGATTAAGCCtcagtaaatctcccattaTTCGGGTCAGGTCAGGTCATCAACCGGATCAAATCATGCCTGACGACgatttttcatggaataaaattcatccattatcatctctataGTGAAATTCCCTACAACTTCCTTCTCTATATAAATTATCATATTATCTGCCAAAAGCTCATCCTCCATTCTATTGCgaagttttgtttttaacaacTTCATAGCTAAAAAAGTTCGTTCTGTAGTTGCTGTAGAAACTGGAAGGGTCAACACAAGACGAATAAGtctatcaatcaaaaaatagattttagacTTTCCTGAAATTTTTAATCCCCTACATAGTTCGGAAATTGTATTCATATTCTGAAAATCTGGATGTTTTATCACATCAAGCTCATAATGTTGCAATTGAAACTCCAAAAGTTTTTGTTCATGTTCAGTGAAATCTTGAGGATAATATTTCTTAACCAAATTGCATATATGAACAATTTTGAATAATCTAAAAGCATCCTTGGGATTTAAAGCTGAACTAAGAATGACAAGTTCCGTTGTTAGCTCACAAAATCTACTTTTCAATTCTTGCAATTGAAAGTCTATTGCAACTGTAAATATGTCAATTCTAAAATGATGTTCTATTGTTAAATCGTC
This DNA window, taken from Quercus robur chromosome 2, dhQueRobu3.1, whole genome shotgun sequence, encodes the following:
- the LOC126695609 gene encoding uncharacterized protein LOC126695609, with the translated sequence MIASNEIETGRGANQIGTLQRAGDTRWGSHFQSICSLIKMFDATCKVINTISEERANYKQRGDAERAYQVLTSFEFILILHLMKEIMRITNVLCQALQQHSQDLLNAMHLISTTKSLIQKLRDDGWEPLLANVISFCEQHEIDIPDMNAHYTKGRGRYRRQDDDLTIEHHFRIDIFTVAIDFQLQELKSRFCELTTELVILSSALNPKDAFRLFKIVHICNLVKKYYPQDFTEHEQKLLEFQLQHYELDVIKHPDFQNMNTISELCRGLKISGKSKIYFLIDRLIRLVLTLPVSTATTERTFLAMKLLKTKLRNRMEDELLADNMIIYIEKEVVGNFTIEMIMDEFYSMKNRRQA